A stretch of the bacterium genome encodes the following:
- the polA gene encoding DNA polymerase I has translation MADREHTLFLIDGSALMYRAHFAFLRNPLVNSRGEITSAIFGFLNTLISLIEKEQPTHLAIVFDTAEPTFRHKAYTEYKATRQKMPEELVDQLGRLDQVLVATGIKILALPGWEADDVIGTLAKRAEAEGFDVYMVTGDKDYQQLVSERIKLYNPKPDGVLIWSPADVEENFGVPPERVVDVLALMGDSSDNVPGVAGVGPKTAVKLVRDYGSVDEVLKAAPEMKASKLRDALLEHAESARLSRELVTIDCNAPIDMDVEDLTVRPIYNAEIERLLTDLELYRVLDRLRASAPAGSVTADTRTAAKRKYQIVRTAEEFKKLVTQWKEAKALLSFDVETTSADPMFAEIVGASYSVVEGEAYYISLAHFEGRPTGSRQFVRFGSEAEGSLAAYLELAADLLEDPEVPKAGQNIKYDALVYLSYGIEVASLSFDTMIAAYLLNPGSRSLGIDELTRDFLKLSKIPTSDLIGSGKQQSSMLDVDLEKIADYACEDADYALRLVHVLEPLLESQKKLFDELEMPLLPVLRDMEFAGVRLDSDLLEGMSKELDRDLVRIEQECHILAGESFNLNSPKQLAVILFEKLGLPVQKKTKTGPSTDVDTLTTLAPRHELPAKLLEYRTLSKLKGTYVDSLPQLVHPYTGRVHTTFSQTIAATGRLSSNNPNLQNIPIRTEVGRRIREAFIPGQDGWKILSADYGQIELRIMAHLSNDESLLEAFQSGGDIHRETAAKIHGVPLSEVNPEMRRAAKTVNFGIIYGQTDFGLSEQLGIPRAEAKDFREQYFKLYPGVKRFMQETIERCRDLGYVETLLGRRRQIPDIKAANRQVREFAERIAINTPVQGSAADMIKIAMIRIAKRLKVEKFAARMLLQVHDELVFEAPDSELEKLEKLVRQEMSGAMPLRVPIEVEVGSGANWLAAHS, from the coding sequence ATGGCTGACCGTGAACATACCCTTTTCCTGATTGACGGATCGGCTCTGATGTACCGCGCCCATTTCGCCTTTCTGCGCAATCCGCTGGTTAACTCACGAGGCGAAATCACATCAGCCATCTTCGGCTTTCTGAATACCTTGATCTCGCTAATCGAGAAAGAGCAGCCGACCCACTTGGCAATTGTTTTTGATACTGCCGAACCCACCTTCCGCCATAAGGCCTATACTGAGTATAAGGCGACGCGTCAGAAGATGCCGGAGGAGCTGGTAGACCAATTAGGGAGACTTGATCAGGTCTTGGTGGCAACCGGAATAAAGATTCTTGCGCTTCCCGGTTGGGAGGCCGATGATGTGATTGGGACGCTCGCGAAGCGCGCCGAAGCCGAGGGGTTTGACGTCTATATGGTGACCGGCGACAAGGACTATCAGCAATTGGTCTCCGAACGCATCAAGCTGTACAATCCTAAACCCGACGGGGTGCTTATCTGGTCTCCGGCCGATGTCGAAGAGAATTTTGGTGTGCCTCCCGAACGCGTCGTGGATGTGCTTGCATTGATGGGTGACTCTTCAGATAATGTCCCCGGAGTGGCAGGGGTCGGACCGAAAACGGCAGTGAAGCTCGTCCGAGACTACGGCTCGGTTGACGAAGTTCTCAAGGCCGCTCCGGAAATGAAAGCCTCGAAGCTGCGCGATGCGCTCCTCGAGCACGCCGAGTCGGCGCGCCTGTCACGTGAGCTTGTCACGATTGACTGCAACGCACCCATCGATATGGACGTGGAAGATCTCACTGTGCGGCCGATCTATAACGCGGAAATCGAGCGCCTGCTCACCGATCTTGAGTTGTATCGGGTACTGGATCGACTGCGTGCGTCCGCCCCGGCAGGTTCCGTGACGGCGGACACAAGAACTGCTGCGAAACGTAAATACCAGATCGTCCGCACCGCAGAGGAATTCAAGAAGCTCGTCACGCAATGGAAGGAAGCGAAGGCGCTTCTCTCCTTCGACGTTGAGACTACCAGTGCCGATCCGATGTTCGCAGAAATCGTCGGTGCAAGCTACTCGGTTGTGGAGGGAGAGGCATACTACATCTCTCTTGCTCACTTCGAGGGCAGGCCCACAGGTTCCCGTCAATTCGTGCGCTTCGGGAGTGAGGCAGAAGGTTCACTTGCAGCTTACCTCGAACTTGCGGCCGATCTTCTTGAGGACCCCGAAGTCCCCAAAGCAGGTCAAAATATCAAATATGATGCTCTGGTCTACCTCTCTTATGGAATCGAGGTTGCCTCTCTTTCTTTTGACACCATGATCGCGGCCTACCTCCTCAACCCGGGCAGCCGCTCGCTCGGGATTGATGAACTGACGCGCGATTTTCTGAAACTTTCCAAGATTCCAACCTCCGATTTGATCGGATCAGGCAAGCAACAGAGCTCGATGCTTGATGTCGATCTGGAAAAAATTGCCGACTATGCGTGCGAAGACGCCGACTATGCTCTCAGGCTCGTTCATGTCCTTGAACCCCTGCTCGAAAGCCAGAAGAAGCTGTTTGATGAGCTTGAGATGCCGCTTCTTCCGGTGCTCAGAGATATGGAATTTGCCGGTGTCCGACTCGATTCGGACCTGCTTGAGGGGATGTCCAAGGAGCTCGACCGCGACCTCGTCCGCATCGAGCAGGAGTGCCACATTCTGGCCGGCGAGTCCTTCAATCTGAACTCTCCCAAGCAGCTTGCGGTCATCCTGTTTGAAAAGCTCGGGCTGCCCGTCCAGAAGAAAACCAAGACCGGTCCCTCAACGGATGTGGACACACTGACGACACTGGCACCGAGGCACGAACTCCCTGCGAAGCTGCTGGAGTATCGCACGTTGTCGAAGCTAAAGGGAACCTATGTAGACTCGCTGCCGCAACTCGTGCATCCATATACCGGACGTGTGCACACGACTTTCAGTCAGACGATTGCTGCAACCGGACGACTCTCTTCCAACAATCCCAATCTGCAGAACATCCCCATACGCACAGAAGTCGGCCGCAGAATTCGTGAAGCATTCATTCCCGGTCAAGACGGTTGGAAGATTCTATCAGCGGACTACGGCCAAATTGAGTTGCGCATCATGGCCCACCTTTCCAACGACGAGTCTCTTTTGGAAGCGTTCCAGAGCGGCGGAGACATTCATCGGGAGACTGCGGCCAAGATACACGGAGTTCCGCTCTCTGAAGTCAATCCGGAGATGCGCCGTGCGGCCAAGACCGTGAACTTCGGTATCATCTACGGTCAAACCGATTTCGGGTTGTCTGAGCAGCTCGGCATTCCGCGCGCAGAAGCCAAGGATTTCCGCGAACAGTATTTCAAACTTTACCCCGGCGTCAAGCGCTTCATGCAGGAAACTATCGAGCGTTGCCGCGATCTGGGCTACGTTGAGACGCTGCTGGGCCGACGACGCCAGATCCCCGATATCAAGGCCGCGAATCGGCAGGTTCGGGAGTTCGCGGAGCGCATTGCGATCAATACTCCGGTCCAAGGCAGTGCCGCTGACATGATTAAAATTGCCATGATTCGAATCGCAAAGCGGCTAAAAGTGGAAAAGTTTGCCGCTCGGATGCTGCTGCAAGTGCATGATGAACTCGTCTTTGAAGCTCCCGATTCCGAACTCGAGAAACTCGAGAAACTCGTGCGTCAAGAGATGTCCGGAGCGATGCCACTCAGGGTTCCAATCGAGGTTGAGGTGGGTAGCGGGGCTAATTGGTTGGCGGCACATTCGTAA
- a CDS encoding MFS transporter has protein sequence MNSPRETFRAFRHRNYRLFWTGFALSIVGTWMQTLAQGWLVWRITESPLWLGIIAAMSQLPSLVLGSVGGVLVDRSPKRFVLYITQTGLAISALILAFLTFTGVVNEWHILILATISGVFLAIDAPARLAFVGDLVGKEDIGNAVALNSSTFNGARFVGPSLAGLLVPLFGEGVCFLVNALSYFSLVVTLSLMRNLPPPTGDLREPIFKQLRDAYCFIVGAPVQRVLIRNVIIFAIFGFSYNTLLPMVADLVLGQGASGLGILMSAAGIGALLGGLWQASMSRDTKRGWVVMMGMVGMALGVLIFSLSQQFEVSVIAMLMTGFSGISILASTNTLLQMLTPDHLRGRVLGFYTSAFLGFGPIGAFLLGVVADIFSARVALASASVICLLVAVYTVTHYRRLRAV, from the coding sequence GTGAACTCACCTCGGGAGACATTCCGCGCGTTTCGCCATCGCAACTACCGGCTCTTCTGGACAGGGTTTGCGCTCTCGATTGTCGGCACGTGGATGCAGACGCTTGCACAGGGTTGGTTGGTCTGGCGGATAACCGAGTCACCACTCTGGCTCGGGATCATCGCTGCGATGTCGCAGTTGCCCTCACTTGTGCTCGGCTCTGTGGGCGGGGTATTGGTGGACCGCTCACCGAAGAGGTTCGTGCTCTACATTACGCAAACCGGACTCGCAATTTCTGCGCTTATCCTCGCATTCCTGACGTTCACTGGAGTCGTCAACGAATGGCATATTCTCATCCTCGCGACGATTTCAGGCGTGTTCCTTGCCATTGACGCGCCGGCGAGGCTCGCATTCGTCGGTGATCTTGTCGGAAAGGAAGACATCGGCAACGCGGTAGCACTGAACTCTTCGACGTTCAATGGCGCACGGTTTGTCGGCCCTTCACTTGCCGGATTGCTTGTGCCGCTCTTTGGTGAGGGCGTCTGTTTTCTGGTCAACGCGCTGTCTTACTTCTCATTAGTTGTCACGTTGTCGCTGATGCGCAATTTGCCGCCGCCAACCGGTGACCTCCGTGAGCCTATCTTCAAGCAATTGCGCGACGCCTATTGCTTCATCGTCGGAGCGCCTGTGCAGCGCGTGTTGATTCGCAATGTGATTATCTTTGCAATCTTCGGCTTCTCTTATAACACCCTGTTGCCGATGGTTGCCGATCTCGTACTTGGCCAGGGAGCTTCAGGACTGGGGATTCTGATGTCTGCTGCGGGAATCGGCGCGCTGCTCGGTGGACTCTGGCAGGCCTCCATGAGCCGCGACACCAAACGTGGATGGGTTGTGATGATGGGAATGGTCGGCATGGCTTTGGGAGTGCTCATCTTCTCCCTCTCACAGCAATTCGAAGTCTCTGTGATTGCCATGTTGATGACCGGTTTCTCCGGTATCTCAATTCTCGCCTCGACGAACACACTTCTGCAGATGCTCACGCCGGATCACTTGCGCGGGCGCGTGTTGGGGTTTTATACGTCGGCATTTCTGGGTTTCGGTCCCATCGGCGCATTCCTGCTGGGCGTGGTGGCGGACATCTTCAGTGCACGTGTCGCGCTGGCCTCCGCCAGTGTCATATGCCTGCTTGTGGCCGTTTACACCGTTACACACTATCGACGATTGCGCGCCGTGTGA
- a CDS encoding DUF3467 domain-containing protein yields the protein MSDQPGPRPHQINVSLDEKVAEGTYSNLALISHSPAEFFLDFARMVPGTPKASVHARIIMTPSHCKFLLNALKENIERFEKQFGEIKLQGGPSQPGSQFGFRTGNEPDIK from the coding sequence ATGTCAGACCAGCCGGGCCCGCGCCCTCATCAAATTAACGTATCCCTGGACGAGAAAGTGGCCGAGGGGACCTATTCAAACCTCGCCCTGATTTCGCACAGTCCTGCCGAGTTTTTCCTCGATTTTGCCCGGATGGTTCCGGGAACACCGAAAGCCTCAGTGCACGCGCGAATTATCATGACTCCGTCGCATTGCAAGTTTCTGCTGAATGCGCTGAAGGAGAACATTGAACGCTTCGAAAAGCAGTTTGGAGAAATCAAGCTGCAAGGTGGGCCGTCACAGCCGGGCAGCCAATTCGGGTTCCGAACCGGCAACGAACCGGATATCAAGTAA
- a CDS encoding GyrI-like domain-containing protein produces the protein MKNFGLAAVVLSFCICSFAFAADDVVLPGFEGTAKITRGPEYVTRPAMIVASAYLRAADLAPEGGWGEKDYEGAIEAMAANGVKRLMDYMAEKSIQPAGPMFSVWYEDPSSTAAGSLTSKWCFPIAADNEPTVNVTIEQMPEMQVVSCTYEGHPNSSMNAWEGLMKFAEANNLEWAGAPMEVYHKFNMDSKKAEDWLCEIVWPAMKKQAQMEGGKE, from the coding sequence ATGAAGAACTTCGGTCTCGCAGCAGTCGTTTTGTCGTTCTGCATATGTTCATTTGCTTTTGCCGCCGATGATGTGGTATTACCGGGTTTTGAAGGCACCGCCAAGATCACCAGAGGTCCTGAGTATGTTACCAGGCCCGCGATGATCGTTGCATCAGCGTATTTGCGTGCAGCCGACTTAGCCCCCGAGGGCGGCTGGGGCGAAAAAGACTATGAAGGAGCCATCGAGGCTATGGCAGCGAACGGCGTCAAGCGTTTGATGGACTACATGGCCGAAAAGTCCATTCAACCCGCAGGCCCTATGTTCTCCGTGTGGTATGAAGATCCGTCGTCTACCGCCGCAGGCTCGTTGACGTCGAAGTGGTGCTTTCCCATCGCAGCAGACAATGAACCGACTGTAAATGTGACGATCGAACAAATGCCGGAGATGCAGGTTGTCTCCTGCACGTATGAAGGTCATCCCAATTCCTCTATGAATGCATGGGAGGGACTCATGAAGTTTGCCGAGGCAAACAACCTTGAGTGGGCTGGCGCGCCGATGGAGGTCTATCATAAGTTCAATATGGACTCCAAGAAAGCCGAAGACTGGCTGTGCGAAATTGTCTGGCCGGCGATGAAGAAGCAAGCGCAGATGGAGGGAGGCAAGGAGTAA
- the mutY gene encoding A/G-specific adenine glycosylase: MKVSVGTIRGLIDWFARNKRAMPWRKTRDPYKIWVSEILLQQTQVTTVEPYFQRFIRTFPTVEALANAPLDEVLKMWEGCGYYARARNLHKAAKQVLGMGGKLPRSSAELKKLPGIGSYTSAAIASLAFGEATPVMDGNVERVMARVTGEGGLITEREVNARLKAAAESWMQAAVRSGFAPGDLNESLMELGATVCRPREALCSECPLKRVCIARKTLDDVTVLPRRRARAATPHYDIGAAIVRKNGRILITKRPEHGMLGGLWEFPGGKKEHGETLEECVRREMLEELAIHVQVGELIASVKHAYTHFRITLHCFECEHIGGKLKLLHAADAKWVRPSELSNYAFPKADRVVLDELTR; this comes from the coding sequence TTGAAAGTTAGTGTAGGCACAATTCGCGGACTGATTGACTGGTTCGCGCGCAATAAACGTGCGATGCCGTGGCGAAAGACACGCGACCCATACAAAATATGGGTGAGCGAGATTCTGCTGCAGCAGACGCAAGTCACAACGGTCGAACCGTATTTCCAACGGTTTATCAGGACATTTCCGACTGTGGAAGCGCTCGCAAACGCGCCGCTCGACGAGGTTTTGAAGATGTGGGAGGGCTGCGGCTACTATGCTCGCGCACGCAACCTCCACAAGGCAGCCAAACAGGTTTTGGGTATGGGGGGAAAGCTTCCGAGGTCAAGCGCGGAGCTTAAGAAACTTCCCGGGATTGGCTCTTACACCTCCGCGGCCATCGCGTCGCTGGCTTTCGGCGAAGCTACTCCCGTCATGGACGGCAATGTCGAGCGTGTGATGGCTCGTGTGACAGGTGAAGGGGGACTGATCACGGAGCGCGAAGTCAATGCCAGATTGAAGGCTGCTGCTGAATCGTGGATGCAAGCGGCGGTCAGGTCTGGCTTCGCGCCGGGTGACCTGAATGAATCTCTCATGGAACTCGGAGCGACGGTCTGCAGACCGCGCGAGGCGTTGTGTTCTGAGTGTCCGCTCAAACGAGTCTGTATTGCGCGGAAGACTCTGGACGACGTGACCGTCCTGCCGCGCAGACGGGCAAGAGCCGCAACGCCGCATTATGATATTGGGGCGGCTATCGTACGCAAGAACGGACGAATCCTGATTACCAAGCGGCCTGAACATGGGATGCTTGGCGGACTCTGGGAGTTTCCCGGAGGCAAGAAAGAGCATGGCGAAACGCTGGAAGAGTGTGTACGGCGTGAAATGCTCGAAGAACTGGCCATCCATGTCCAAGTTGGCGAACTAATCGCCAGTGTCAAGCATGCCTATACGCACTTCAGAATTACCTTGCACTGTTTTGAGTGTGAACATATCGGTGGAAAGCTGAAGCTGCTTCATGCCGCGGATGCAAAATGGGTGCGGCCATCCGAACTTTCCAACTACGCATTTCCTAAGGCGGATCGCGTGGTTTTGGATGAGTTGACTCGATAG
- a CDS encoding fibronectin type III domain-containing protein, whose product MSRIIALLAIIAVLTLSCDEEKNPQPTPPTAPNLLAAIEITHSSVRMTWNDRSNNEERFEVEKSTGTTWELAETVGANVTEAYVGGLNAGTPYQFRVFAVNNAGRSDASNTINVNTQSVNPPPAPTNVQANALAPYVVRVTWNDTAPNPVVFVIDRRTIETDWTRVGEAPDNATSFNDSTCLALTTYYYRVGARAGSLLTMSADSAQVTTPAVGTPAPPSNLQAEVILGTGVRLSWTDNSVVETSFQIGRNISGQPFGVIDTVPANTTVYFDSLGDAMALYNYGVRAANEVGASGWSNYVQANYVFCSEGAIPICLGYFWTYEVDPPSGTNYRVMRRIPRAEFNDGLDYYLVVQNYWPDSAGTDSLYYWRNRNDGLYQDEFPFDATPADLLLRVPASSGFWSFNGDSVIVTTSNVTVIVAGRVFSGVTIYQRFIRGTNRSIKYYLKTGDIGIIKEEEIEGSVIRTTREIVDWHTGN is encoded by the coding sequence ATGTCTCGCATCATCGCACTGCTTGCCATCATCGCCGTACTTACTCTGTCGTGTGACGAGGAGAAGAACCCGCAACCAACTCCTCCGACTGCGCCCAATCTGCTCGCTGCGATCGAGATAACACACAGCTCTGTGCGAATGACATGGAACGACCGCTCAAACAACGAGGAGCGTTTTGAGGTTGAGAAGTCGACAGGAACAACATGGGAACTTGCGGAGACTGTCGGCGCGAATGTCACCGAAGCCTATGTTGGCGGATTGAACGCCGGAACGCCTTATCAGTTCCGCGTCTTCGCCGTGAACAACGCAGGTCGCAGCGATGCGTCCAATACGATCAACGTCAATACGCAATCCGTCAATCCGCCGCCAGCCCCCACGAACGTGCAGGCTAATGCCCTCGCCCCGTACGTCGTGCGCGTCACGTGGAATGACACCGCGCCGAACCCTGTCGTGTTTGTTATCGACCGCAGAACTATTGAAACAGATTGGACACGCGTAGGCGAAGCGCCGGACAACGCGACATCCTTTAATGATTCAACCTGCCTTGCCCTAACCACCTACTACTATCGAGTTGGTGCGCGGGCCGGGTCGTTGTTGACGATGTCCGCTGATTCGGCGCAGGTAACAACCCCGGCAGTCGGCACGCCGGCGCCGCCCTCAAACCTCCAGGCAGAAGTCATCTTGGGCACCGGAGTGCGTCTTTCTTGGACAGACAACTCCGTGGTCGAGACGTCATTCCAAATCGGCCGCAACATTTCCGGTCAGCCGTTCGGCGTAATTGATACCGTACCGGCCAACACGACCGTCTATTTCGACTCACTAGGCGACGCCATGGCCTTGTATAACTACGGGGTTCGCGCCGCGAACGAGGTCGGTGCGTCAGGCTGGTCGAATTACGTCCAGGCTAATTACGTGTTCTGTTCGGAAGGCGCGATTCCCATTTGCCTCGGATACTTCTGGACGTATGAGGTAGATCCTCCAAGTGGTACCAACTATCGGGTCATGCGCCGAATTCCCCGCGCAGAGTTCAACGATGGTTTAGACTACTATCTTGTGGTGCAGAACTATTGGCCTGATTCGGCCGGGACGGACTCGCTCTACTATTGGCGTAATCGAAACGACGGACTCTATCAGGATGAGTTTCCGTTTGATGCGACTCCGGCAGATTTACTTTTGCGAGTTCCGGCATCTTCAGGATTCTGGAGCTTCAACGGAGATAGCGTCATCGTGACGACAAGCAACGTCACGGTGATTGTCGCTGGTAGAGTCTTCTCGGGCGTGACCATCTATCAGAGATTTATTCGGGGCACCAACCGCAGCATCAAGTATTACCTTAAGACGGGGGACATCGGGATTATCAAAGAGGAGGAAATCGAGGGGTCCGTCATTCGAACGACACGTGAGATCGTTGACTGGCATACCGGTAATTAA
- a CDS encoding DUF4433 domain-containing protein, producing MMWPFGRPTISRELRKRSLRWLLHSTHITINLPQIFRDGFVDTARGLRTRLGANAERLLHDPRRFEQFAVGLDYINCALTVPNYELLYARSKSAWPVEWVHLALDLKLLEREDTLFSAVSAAQENGRHVQTRVVGLQAMFADHVEKWTRLGLQSSEPTHPQAEVLIKGALPLTDILFVFVSNARTADEVERLAEFSGHKIQTRIEPRLFLWPARLKRQTGA from the coding sequence GTGATGTGGCCGTTCGGAAGACCGACCATCTCGCGCGAACTGCGCAAGCGAAGCCTTAGATGGCTACTGCACAGCACGCATATCACGATTAATCTCCCGCAGATTTTTCGGGACGGATTCGTAGACACCGCGCGCGGACTGCGGACGAGACTTGGGGCGAATGCTGAGCGGTTGTTGCACGATCCGCGTCGCTTCGAGCAATTCGCGGTCGGCCTCGATTATATCAACTGCGCACTGACGGTTCCCAATTATGAACTTCTCTATGCACGCTCAAAATCCGCTTGGCCTGTGGAGTGGGTGCATCTTGCTTTGGATTTGAAGTTGCTTGAGAGGGAGGATACGCTTTTCTCCGCGGTATCTGCCGCACAGGAAAACGGAAGGCATGTGCAGACTAGAGTAGTTGGTTTGCAGGCAATGTTTGCAGACCACGTTGAGAAGTGGACGCGCCTCGGATTGCAAAGTTCCGAACCTACTCACCCGCAGGCGGAAGTGCTGATAAAAGGCGCATTGCCGCTCACAGACATACTTTTCGTATTTGTCAGCAATGCTCGAACGGCAGATGAAGTCGAGAGGCTCGCAGAATTTAGTGGCCACAAGATTCAAACACGGATTGAACCCAGATTGTTTCTGTGGCCGGCAAGACTGAAAAGGCAGACGGGAGCGTAA
- a CDS encoding T9SS type A sorting domain-containing protein, whose product MRHLVLLLLSAQVMAGIIPITPAQSIEDAMLFSDTGDTVLLADGLYSESVFITGKKITVGSQFLLDGDTAHISATIVERDLVHPDTQSCFIIVDCPDTVRLVGLTIRNGLGTMWSEENAYAGGCVYSLLSKVIIEHCTIRSGTAAFGGGIFTFRRANQSVNSLSLRNCVVTNCASDYWGGGVYANRCTLEVRNSTVRNCFSLSQSGGGISAPAPAAIIENCTFDSCAGIVGGVDLGVGSAIVRGCTFTNNTATLIRYSAHLGGGGGFRRIEGNYFGPTLSNTVGVRFCCDTEDSVFFVGNILEYNEATVRTGSLYSAGVAGEISHNIFRWNIGSLGSQIYCFQGTTVDIHHNVFEGNISLDPSFPSVLLTGPNARQQFHDNILVGNSGGTIDYNDTYHTTIDARNNWWGHASGPYHPTQNPGGQGDTLLSDSVLFDPWLMFPPDTSSSSVGRPLPVSPVNWELLIVYPNPFNSELSISIAGIMGQGFSLKLYDTLGREVATLREGRGHGTTLHYSAPPTLAAGVYFLCAAEGNFVETRKVVFLK is encoded by the coding sequence ATGAGACACCTTGTCTTGCTTCTCTTGTCGGCACAAGTTATGGCCGGCATTATCCCGATTACGCCTGCACAGAGCATTGAAGACGCGATGCTTTTCTCTGACACGGGCGACACGGTTTTGCTTGCAGATGGTCTCTATTCAGAGTCCGTGTTTATCACAGGGAAGAAGATCACGGTTGGAAGCCAGTTCTTGCTGGATGGGGATACGGCTCACATTTCGGCGACTATTGTTGAACGTGATCTCGTACATCCTGATACGCAATCCTGCTTCATTATCGTGGACTGTCCGGACACGGTTCGATTAGTGGGGCTTACGATTCGGAACGGGTTGGGGACTATGTGGTCGGAAGAAAATGCGTACGCAGGAGGCTGCGTTTACAGTCTGCTCTCAAAGGTAATCATTGAGCATTGCACGATTCGCTCTGGAACTGCCGCTTTCGGGGGAGGCATCTTCACGTTTAGGCGTGCCAATCAGTCGGTGAATAGCCTATCTCTGCGCAACTGCGTTGTCACGAATTGCGCGTCGGATTACTGGGGCGGTGGGGTATATGCAAACCGATGCACCCTTGAAGTCCGTAACAGTACCGTTCGTAATTGTTTTAGTCTGTCGCAATCTGGAGGGGGCATCAGCGCACCCGCGCCTGCTGCTATCATTGAAAACTGTACTTTTGATAGTTGCGCAGGAATTGTTGGTGGTGTTGATCTTGGCGTCGGGAGCGCAATTGTACGAGGATGCACTTTCACTAACAATACAGCAACGCTAATTAGGTACTCTGCGCATTTGGGGGGCGGGGGAGGATTCCGGAGAATTGAGGGCAACTATTTCGGTCCCACTCTGTCAAATACGGTAGGAGTACGATTCTGCTGTGACACCGAAGACTCCGTTTTCTTTGTCGGCAACATATTGGAGTACAACGAAGCGACAGTGCGAACCGGAAGTCTATATTCTGCGGGAGTGGCGGGAGAGATATCGCACAACATTTTCAGGTGGAACATTGGATCGTTGGGCAGTCAGATTTATTGTTTTCAAGGCACAACTGTAGACATCCATCACAACGTGTTTGAAGGCAACATAAGCCTTGATCCGAGTTTTCCGAGCGTCTTGCTGACTGGACCCAACGCACGGCAGCAGTTTCATGACAACATTTTGGTGGGGAACAGCGGAGGGACAATCGACTATAACGATACGTATCACACCACAATTGACGCACGCAACAACTGGTGGGGTCATGCGAGCGGACCTTATCATCCAACTCAGAATCCGGGCGGTCAGGGGGATACTCTGCTTTCGGACAGCGTGCTCTTTGATCCGTGGCTGATGTTTCCACCGGACACGTCTTCGTCGAGCGTAGGGCGGCCATTGCCAGTCTCGCCGGTAAACTGGGAACTACTGATTGTCTATCCTAACCCATTCAACAGCGAACTGTCAATTTCCATAGCGGGGATCATGGGGCAAGGGTTTTCCTTGAAGCTCTATGATACGCTTGGCCGCGAGGTTGCCACGCTTCGCGAAGGAAGAGGGCACGGGACAACACTCCACTACAGCGCACCTCCGACACTCGCTGCAGGTGTTTATTTTCTGTGCGCGGCGGAAGGCAACTTTGTTGAAACTCGAAAAGTCGTGTTCCTGAAGTGA